Proteins encoded by one window of Pseudomonas sp. PSKL.D1:
- a CDS encoding REP-associated tyrosine transposase encodes MESPSSNLLRRGRWSEPGRLYLVTTNTRNRVPLFRDLHWARTVVLQLRKSDEDRACRSLAWVLMPDHLHWLIELHDLGLSDLMCAFKSRSSCALYRAGADRRRIWQPSFHDRALRREEDMRAVARYIIANPIRAGLVKHAGEYSHWDCVWL; translated from the coding sequence ATGGAAAGTCCAAGTTCCAACCTACTGCGGCGCGGTCGCTGGTCCGAACCCGGACGCCTTTACCTCGTTACCACCAATACCCGAAATCGCGTGCCACTGTTCCGTGATTTACACTGGGCCAGAACTGTCGTGCTTCAGTTGCGTAAAAGTGATGAAGATAGGGCGTGCAGGTCTCTGGCGTGGGTGCTGATGCCTGATCATTTGCATTGGTTGATCGAGTTACATGATCTCGGCCTTAGTGACCTGATGTGTGCATTCAAATCGCGAAGCAGTTGCGCACTTTACCGGGCGGGTGCTGACCGGCGTCGTATCTGGCAACCCAGTTTTCATGACCGGGCTCTACGTCGCGAGGAAGATATGAGGGCTGTGGCCCGGTACATCATCGCCAATCCTATCCGCGCGGGATTAGTCAAGCATGCAGGTGAGTATTCACATTGGGATTGTGTTTGGCTGTAA
- a CDS encoding aldo/keto reductase — MRYVKLAGCEVPAIGQGTWYMGEDPGRRAAEVKALQQGIDLGMTLIDTAEMYAEGGAEEVVGQAIAGRREQVFVVSKVYPHNASTRGVPAACERSLKRLGTDVIDLYLLHWRGQYPLEETVEAFERLREQGKIRRWGVSNFDVDDLRELDNAECATNQVLYNPAQRGIEFDLLPWSLKRQMPTMAYCPLAQAGRLLQHPVMAEIAERHGATPAQVSLAWVTRTDGVIAIPKAVAPEHVRLNAAAGALSLSSEDLRAIDRAFAAPTRKQHLAMV, encoded by the coding sequence ATGCGTTACGTGAAACTGGCAGGTTGTGAAGTACCGGCCATTGGCCAGGGCACCTGGTACATGGGCGAGGATCCAGGCCGCCGGGCTGCAGAGGTGAAGGCCTTGCAGCAAGGTATCGACCTGGGGATGACCCTGATCGACACCGCCGAAATGTACGCCGAAGGTGGTGCCGAGGAAGTGGTGGGCCAGGCCATTGCCGGGCGGCGCGAGCAGGTATTCGTGGTCAGCAAGGTGTACCCGCACAACGCCAGCACCCGTGGCGTGCCCGCCGCTTGCGAGCGCAGCCTCAAGCGCTTGGGCACGGATGTGATCGACCTGTATCTGCTGCACTGGCGTGGGCAGTACCCGCTGGAGGAAACCGTCGAGGCATTCGAGCGTTTGCGCGAGCAAGGCAAAATCCGCCGTTGGGGTGTTTCGAATTTCGATGTGGATGACCTGCGCGAACTGGACAACGCCGAGTGCGCCACCAACCAGGTGTTATACAACCCGGCGCAGCGCGGCATCGAATTCGACCTGCTGCCGTGGAGCTTGAAGCGCCAGATGCCAACCATGGCCTATTGCCCGTTGGCCCAGGCAGGGCGGCTTTTGCAGCATCCGGTGATGGCCGAGATCGCTGAGCGCCATGGGGCAACGCCTGCCCAGGTGAGCCTGGCATGGGTCACCCGTACGGACGGGGTTATTGCCATCCCGAAAGCCGTGGCACCGGAGCATGTGCGGCTGAATGCGGCGGCTGGGGCGCTGAGTTTGAGCAGTGAAGACCTGCGTGCAATCGACCGGGCATTTGCGGCGCCGACGCGCAAACAGCATTTGGCCATGGTCTGA
- a CDS encoding LysR family transcriptional regulator: MNVKQLRAFVTVAKYQSFAQAGEHLHVSQPALSLTIKALEDNLGGALLTRTTRSVSLTAEGEVLLPLARRLLADWDDTEEMLRQRFTLQLGRVAVAAMPAFAGNLLPQSLKVFRQHYPKVNVTVHDVINEQVLELVRHRRVELGIGFEPDNMEGLSFHPLYLDRFVAVVPADSPLAQQTQATWAQLLAEDFIALQRPSAVRLLLEQNVAASHGKLAVAFESHQLSTVGRMVASGLGVSAVPALCITQMQELGARCVTLVSPTVERRIGVMALSDHKLSTAAQALLEVLLTHTQIPEVTCVT; this comes from the coding sequence ATGAACGTCAAACAGTTGCGCGCCTTCGTTACCGTGGCCAAGTACCAAAGCTTTGCCCAGGCGGGCGAACACCTGCACGTGTCGCAGCCGGCCCTGAGCCTGACCATCAAGGCACTGGAGGACAACCTCGGCGGCGCCCTGCTCACACGCACCACCCGTAGCGTCAGCCTCACCGCCGAGGGCGAGGTGCTGCTGCCGCTGGCCCGGCGCCTGCTGGCCGACTGGGACGACACCGAAGAGATGCTGCGCCAGCGCTTCACCCTGCAACTGGGGCGGGTAGCGGTGGCCGCCATGCCCGCCTTTGCCGGCAACTTGCTGCCGCAATCGCTGAAGGTGTTCCGCCAGCACTACCCGAAGGTGAATGTCACGGTACACGACGTGATCAACGAGCAGGTGCTGGAACTGGTGCGACACCGCCGCGTCGAACTGGGCATCGGCTTTGAGCCGGACAACATGGAAGGCCTGAGCTTTCACCCGTTGTACCTGGACCGCTTTGTGGCCGTGGTGCCCGCCGACTCGCCCCTGGCTCAACAAACGCAAGCCACCTGGGCGCAGTTGCTGGCCGAGGACTTCATCGCCCTGCAACGCCCTTCAGCCGTGCGCCTGTTGCTGGAGCAGAATGTGGCGGCATCACACGGTAAATTGGCCGTAGCCTTCGAAAGCCACCAGTTGTCGACCGTTGGCCGCATGGTTGCCAGTGGCCTGGGCGTAAGCGCGGTGCCCGCGTTGTGCATCACCCAGATGCAGGAGTTGGGCGCACGCTGCGTGACACTGGTTTCGCCAACGGTGGAACGGCGCATTGGCGTGATGGCCTTGAGTGACCACAAGCTTTCCACTGCAGCGCAGGCGCTGCTTGAGGTACTGCTTACCCACACACAGATTCCGGAGGTGACATGCGTTACGTGA
- a CDS encoding CoA transferase subunit A, with protein sequence MAGLDKRVATYEQALEGLTDNMTVLAGGFGLCGIPENLIAEIKRRGVKGLTVVSNNCGVDGFGLGVLLEDRQIRKMIASYVGENAEFERQLLSGELEVELTPQGTLAEKMRAGGAGIPAFFTATGYGTPVADGKEVREFKGRQYILEESITGDFAIVKGWKADHYGNVVYRNTAQNFNPLAATAGKITVVEVEEIVEPGVLLPSEIHTPGIYVDRVIVGSFEKRIEKRTVKA encoded by the coding sequence ATGGCCGGACTGGACAAGCGCGTTGCAACCTATGAGCAGGCCCTCGAAGGCCTGACCGACAACATGACGGTACTGGCCGGCGGCTTTGGCCTGTGCGGCATCCCTGAAAACCTCATCGCCGAAATCAAGCGCCGTGGCGTCAAGGGCTTGACCGTGGTCTCCAACAACTGCGGTGTCGATGGCTTTGGCCTGGGCGTGCTGCTCGAAGACCGGCAAATCCGCAAGATGATTGCTTCCTACGTAGGCGAGAACGCCGAGTTCGAACGCCAGTTGCTCAGCGGCGAGCTGGAAGTCGAGTTGACCCCCCAAGGCACCCTGGCCGAGAAAATGCGCGCGGGCGGTGCCGGCATCCCGGCGTTCTTCACCGCCACCGGCTACGGCACCCCGGTTGCTGACGGTAAGGAAGTGCGCGAATTCAAGGGCCGTCAGTACATCCTTGAAGAATCCATCACCGGCGACTTCGCCATCGTCAAGGGCTGGAAGGCCGACCACTACGGCAATGTGGTGTACCGCAACACCGCGCAAAACTTCAACCCGTTGGCCGCCACCGCCGGCAAGATCACCGTGGTGGAGGTGGAAGAGATCGTCGAACCCGGCGTGCTGCTGCCCAGCGAAATTCATACCCCGGGCATCTATGTAGACCGCGTGATCGTCGGCAGCTTCGAAAAGCGTATCGAAAAACGCACCGTCAAGGCGTGA
- a CDS encoding CoA transferase subunit B, whose translation MALTREQMAQRVARELKDGYYVNLGIGIPTLVANYVPADMDVMLQSENGLLGMGEFPTESTIDADMINAGKQTVTARRGASIFDSAQSFAMIRGGHVDLTVLGAFEVDVQGNIASWMIPGKLVKGMGGAMDLVAGAENIIVTMTHASKDGESKLLPRCSLPLTGAGCIRKVLTDLAYLEIEDGAFILRETAPGVSVEEIIEKTAGKLIVPDDVKEMTF comes from the coding sequence ATGGCATTGACCCGCGAACAGATGGCACAACGCGTCGCCCGTGAACTCAAAGACGGTTATTACGTCAACCTCGGCATCGGCATCCCGACCCTGGTGGCCAACTATGTACCCGCCGACATGGATGTGATGCTGCAATCGGAAAACGGCCTGCTGGGCATGGGCGAGTTTCCTACCGAAAGCACCATCGATGCCGACATGATCAACGCCGGCAAGCAGACGGTTACCGCCCGCCGTGGTGCGTCGATCTTCGATTCGGCGCAGTCCTTTGCCATGATCCGTGGCGGCCACGTTGACCTCACCGTGCTGGGTGCATTCGAAGTGGATGTGCAGGGCAACATTGCCTCATGGATGATCCCCGGCAAGCTGGTCAAGGGCATGGGCGGAGCCATGGACCTGGTGGCCGGTGCCGAGAACATCATCGTCACCATGACCCATGCCTCCAAAGACGGCGAGTCCAAGCTGCTACCACGTTGCAGCCTGCCGCTGACCGGTGCCGGTTGCATTCGCAAGGTGTTGACCGACCTGGCTTACCTGGAGATCGAAGACGGCGCCTTCATCCTGCGCGAAACCGCGCCGGGGGTGAGTGTTGAAGAGATCATCGAGAAGACAGCTGGCAAGCTGATCGTGCCGGACGATGTGAAGGAAATGACCTTCTAA